ATATTGTTGGTGCTGCCATCTTCAAGGTTGACTAAATTTACTTTGGTTATCGCACCCTTTTTATGAATGAAGTACAATCCCCTGTCTCCCCAAAACATTTGCGAACTATACCCATCAGGCAGGGCATACGTAAGTTCGTTTTGTAATTCTCCGCTCCTGTCGAGGATATAAATTGTATCTGGGTCCACATGGACAGCAATTTGAGTTTCATCCGGTGACCAGGATTTTTGCGTGCATCCGCTGTGCTCAAACTGGAAAGCATTGGTAGTCAGAACCTCATTTTCCGGATCGATTTTGTAGATGACTACCTTATTTTTATTTGGACAATACCCCGGTTGATCATATCCATCTGAAATAAAGGCAGTACTATCAGCAGCCCACTCAGCGCCATAGACAATGCCAACCTCCTCATCTTGATAGAGAATGAGATCTGGATTGATCAGCGAATAGCCCACAAAAGCCCAGGGATCTTCTGAGTCATCGGATATCTGGGTTTGCACAACAAACCATTCTCCATTGGGAGAAAATTGATCGGCATTCAGAATGAACGGATCGCCGTCTTTTATTGCCATCAGTTGGGAGGTTATTGCCTCTGCGGCATCCTCAACCTCACTAACCTGTGGCCGACACGAGGTCAGTAGAAAAAGACATCCGAATAAGAAAACCAGTAAGCTGTGCAGTTTAATTTTCATCACCACCAACTTTGAATCATCCAGGAATAATCCACCGCGCTTGATTCACAAAGGGGCCAAGAAGTGTAACTGAACATAAAACGGTCGGATGCATTCCTTACCAGTCACAATTGTTGAAACAGTAACCGCAATCCCAAATTCTACCCAAGGTCGAATGCACCCAAGAATTACAGGAATAACTCTTGCGGAAATGTCGGAAAATATCAAAAGAAACCTCAGGTGTTCCATAGATCGATATCTTGTATTCAAACCGGCCATGAGGTGCTTTCGGAATTTCATCCAAGTAATCCGGTACCAGGCTATCGAGATCTTCCGGATATACGCCTTGATCTGCGTTGTATACATCAATCACGGCAATGATCAAATCACCATCTCGCTGCCCCTGCTGAAGCTCATCCTGATAATGAAGAGGGTTGTTATCACAGGAAACCAGCAGCAGGCAAATCACGAGGAGCGCGAACATTCTTAAAGCTGTTCTCATTTCACTTACCTCATTGGGTCACGTTGCAGTGTTTAGACAGTTTAATCTTTCATTATTTTCTTAACATCGTTGACGCACTGTTCAAGCAATTCATCCGGATCAATCCCATCCCTTGATACGATCCTACCGTACCGGTCCATCCCCTCAACCCGGTAATAGCCCTGCGATATTTCATCAATGCGGAATGCCCAACCGTCAACTTTTCCCTTGATTGGAAAATTGATTAATTTGTCATCACACTTTTTGGTAATTTCCTTCGTAAAGCTCGTTTTCGGCTTATCGCCTTTTTGAGAATATTTAAAAATAGTCTGAAGCTTCTCCTTGTTTATTCCCAAAATCTCCTCGCCATTCATGATTCGTTCTATTGCTCGAGTCACCAAAAAACTTGATAACCCAAGTAGCAGACAACAACCAAAGAAATATGGCACAAGTATGTTACTTGCCTCAGAAGACGGTTGAGACATCATTAATAACTCAGAACTGAAGTACAAAATGATGAACATTAGTAATGGCTTAACGATGCATGAGAGGATTTTGTCCTTCGGATACCGCCAAAGATAATAAACCAACCTAAATGCAATAATGATTATGACTAAATATATTATCCCTGTGAGTATTTTTATAAACATGGTAATTTCTCTGAAAGACTCCCCGTTTTCCTGACAGCTTTTGTAATCCAGTTCATGCTAGACTTAATTCTTCATCACCTTCTCGAAATTCACCCCCATTCGAAGGTATAATGGGCGGAACAGGGCTCGAACCTGCGACCTCATCTGTGTAAGAGATGCGCTCTAACCAACTGAG
This Chloroflexota bacterium DNA region includes the following protein-coding sequences:
- a CDS encoding WD40 repeat domain-containing protein; amino-acid sequence: MKIKLHSLLVFLFGCLFLLTSCRPQVSEVEDAAEAITSQLMAIKDGDPFILNADQFSPNGEWFVVQTQISDDSEDPWAFVGYSLINPDLILYQDEEVGIVYGAEWAADSTAFISDGYDQPGYCPNKNKVVIYKIDPENEVLTTNAFQFEHSGCTQKSWSPDETQIAVHVDPDTIYILDRSGELQNELTYALPDGYSSQMFWGDRGLYFIHKKGAITKVNLVNLEDGSTNNILKTPNRLVLVGFSNEYDLMVMQDGLNSTLWLYDLEDMSVIGSFDFPSEALNVYFSSNPREIGISAVGKEGSDLFVLDYRRGSLSNFGSIKRISGWNIVYQGYLMLGGGHSDYKLCGPIESSYRTR